The genomic stretch AAAAGCTTgtaattcattttctttaattatcATGACAGTGTGTAGGAAAACATGGTCAAAATAAAGTGAttcaaaaaatcaatttaaatttgtcaggggcaataaaaacaaaacaaaagggaGTTAATGTTAAACTAAGAGTGTTCAAGCAAAGCAAGCAAACAATCACCTAGTGTGACCAAGAGAAAATTCACTGCCAGTGCTGGACTGACGGCTGTGACTGAATGAACCATACCCTGAGCCTCTGGAATGCTGGGAAGCGTAGCTAGCACTGCGGGAGTGACCCAGACCATCAACTGGGTTTACTTCTAGATCAACTCCATCTGAAATCAAATCAATACAGCATAAGGAAACATAACTCTAATGCATAATGATTATAACATTCTCAGTAAAtactacaaaaagaaaacaagactCTCTTTTAAATATTCCAATTTAAATTCTTCTATCATCCAggtggctgagggctttgcactgcaGTTTTGTGCTTCctgctggtgagacctatgtgagcccagaatgtttgcctgcacactgggcaggtaggttattccagctggagctttTGTCAGTTGCCCTGATTTTTTACTATAgcatttttcttctgccagctctgttttctttgcattttttgtgccagttttctACTTGGGATTAACATCactgtccttttttttaaactttagtcTATACTAGCTAAATATGACCCCAGCCTGCAGGCCTTAGTTGGCGCattactgatctagtggatttgatttagatctatgtcaagcATGgccaataacatttttaaaaatattttgccacTTAAATGAAAGTTGAGTGTTAAAATGGGTTTACAAGTTTAGCCAACATATTCAtatctaatataaaatactatgaAATCAGGTTGACTtgattgttaaaaagtttcattctttaatcaagatactttttttttctatattactATTTTAGGGCTTTCTGGTCAtaggagggacattaaacatatacTACGATCTTCGCCATGAtcaaaggaacatttatgccaaattTTATCAGGATTGGTCAAACGGTGTTGATTCCTATGCAggacatacatactccttacatttcACTTTATATATTACATTAGTTTTTTGTGAGGAGAACCTAACATATGCTGGTACTGGACAAGGAATGAAGactaactttattttattatgttcaTATCAATGTTCAAAATGCTTTTAGTTGTAAGTTCTTTCtgcaataattttaaaatagaagcACATTGCTGGTGATAACTGACAAAGTTGAACTGCAAACAAAGAGATTGTGTAGAAAACAAAGAGATTGTGTAGAAAACAAAGAGATTGTGtagaaaacaaagagaaaacaaaCCTGACATCTGAGATCCCATTTTCCCCCTGCGGGTCAAACTACTAAATCCACTACTACTAGACGCCAGGCTATCCTCGCTGTGATTGTCACACGGTCTCAGGTCAATGGGGTCAGTGTGACCTGTCACGGATGAACTCTGAGACACTGAATGGTTGGAAGGCCTGAAGATAGAGATGTATAAAAACAAACTGAAAGTCAGTCGATAATTCTTCTATAATAAAGAAAGTTTACTTCAGTCTGTTGAATTTTGTATATgaagtttaaaaatataaattacaaatcATTGATTTTTTATAGTGTCTGTAAGTCTCCACAGACCTATCTTAAGTTGCAAGAAGATGACTTGTGTCTTAGAGATGTGAAgatcaatattttaaaagtttaatcatTATAAATAATCATCTGTGAATCATtttgaataaatctttatacaagtttctttttcaaataagatttaaagtgaaaatttcaaaaactctaaagattttaaaaaatcatgaaacaaattaaaattaattatccATAAAACAATAATGTTACAAGACATACACTTTGAAAACCGGGTCCCCAGAGATGAGAGACAACTCTACGCTGATCTTAATGTTGGAGTTGTCTTGCCTGTGCTTGGTGTCATAGCCTTCTAGTAGGTAGCGCTTTGATAGCTTGCCTCCTCCAGCAAAGTGGGCAAGGTTGAGGTCGACGTAGCCCAGTTTTTGATGGGACCTGCCTCCTTTGAGCTCCTGAAACAACATTTGTAGGAATAAAGTTTCAAGGTTTGATATaaacactaaacaaagtttGTTCTAAACATCTTTGAATGTGACACTTTTCTATGGGATTTTATGTCTCCAGAATGTGACTCAAGTGGCTTTAATATCTATGCCTGGTCAAAAGTAAGGTTTTTACAATCAACAGACACTGCTGAaatttcaatctttttttcccttttctggTGCTATCACTATTTTTAATCTAGGCCCCCTCCATCATGCTTGTCCTCCACCTAGGCCCACTCCATCATGCTTGTCCTCCACCTAGGCCCACTCCATCATGCTTGTCCTCCACCTAGGCCCACTCCATCATGCTTGTCCTCCACCTAGGCCCACTCCATCATGCTTGTCCTCCACCTAGGTCCATCCTCTacctttttgtttgttctcCCAACTGTTGGTGTCCAACTTAAAAAGTTTCATGTTTCACAGACATGAGTGAAACTTAAAGAGTGGACAACCTGCATCTCCCCTGCCCACTTATGGATCACTATACAATATACAacggttgtcatggccaggggtgtcaatggggataagctcccattgtctataaaatactcctaatggcatgcttctcaaatagcctctgacaactaagtccagcacctggcctgctcgtgtggcttagatattaatcccggcgaaactgctcttactaacagtcGGATACCTGGCGACACATAActgggagcttcgggcagatggagcctAGTaaagcagttcatctaggagaggggtactctgacttcaaacccccgctgcctagcggtactgaggcttcaggagacaacctcaaggagaaatcaggagtgaagcccattaggcgttgggagtatcagctatgaaattcCCTCCAGCAGCTTcagcaactgagttggtgccaaatgtaacgcgatgcgttcctttggaccacatcagcaaggtcgagagagggatcatgacgcatggacCACCCAGGCCCGGGAATgtgccccggagaggaaactctggtgctgctgattaaaccaaaaccagtgacttatctGGGCTCATctattgcctttcgagacaaaaggagccatataaaaacaatttatcCTGCGGAATTCCACCCAGTGGCTTTTGGTGTACATCTCTACCGCTGGTAACTGCAGAGGTCCTGGCTCCCTGCTGTTTGAAAGATCTGATCTTGTCACCTTATTTTCAGAATTTGCCTTAAAGCATCGGAGATGAAGAGGTGTTGAGTTTCTTGTCCTCCCAAGAGTTGGTGGTTTTCTGCCCTAGAGCAGTGTACTCAGCACAAAGCTAGAGCGTTAGTAGTAATAAGGTGATGTACTGAAACAATCTTTaaatttgggggaaaaaaagttttagtttaAAAGCAAAACCACGAGAGAAGAAAGTCAAGAGAAACACACGCCATGTCCAGTTCGTTGAAGTGTGAAATAAAATCATGACATTACAACTCTCCAGAGAATTAATTCTTATTTTAGttcaatgtgtgtgtatgtgtacatttATGTGTGAGAGTATGTCAATTTGAATGTGTTTATGCAGGAATCAACTTTGAAGaaaattctttttgtttgtaaaatgttgttcatgttttggatgttccttcagagttgaagataattgacttccttgtccaaacctcccgcagtacagcagggggatgggagcgggctggatttgaacccaggactgtCGACAAGTCAGAATAACAGAcgagcgcgcaaaccgcacgaccaggcagccggcCATCGCTGTAGTGTTTGGGAATGATCCTTGTCACATAATTCAGAGTCCATAACTTTTTATGCTTGCTTCATCCATCATTTTGTTTCTACCAAGTTGCCATTGGCCAATACAAAAATCAAGCTTGACATTTGTTTCTAGATGAAATGTTCAAGTGTGAAGTTCAGTTGTGTTCATTCAATTTGTCAAGGATTCAATCAGCCATAATAATAACTTGCACAAACATttgtctttttcaaaacaatcataaaatttcaagaaaaaaaaaaagtacttgtgTTAAATATGTTAtcagcaatttaaaaataaaggatttagttttttttaaagcaatcaaaaatctaaaattaaagATAAGAAACAAATCTTTGAGACAATTGGAAAGAatccaaagaaataaaactgaCAACAGAACAGAAGAAAGAGAAACTATAAACCAGTGAATgggattcattttgttttcaggcAAAGAAGACTTCAGAGAGAGACTTAGATAATGTATAtatcacaaacaaaaacatgatgATACTATGACTGACTATCTGTACACAAGCAAATGTTGATACTATGACTGACTATCTGTACACAATCAAAAGTTGATACTATGACTGACTTTCTGTACACAATCAAAAGTTGATACTATGATTGACTATCTGTACACAATCAAAGGTTGATACTATGACTGACTATCTGTACACAATCAAAGGTTGATACTATGACTGACTATCTGTACACAATCAAAGGTTGATACTATGACTGACTATCTGTACACAATCAAAGGTTGATACTATGACTGACTATCTGTACACAATCAAAAGTTGATACTATGATTGACTTTCTGTACACAATCAAAAGTTGATACTATGATTGACTATCTGTACACAATCAAAGGTTGATACTATGACTGACTATCTGTACACAATCAAAGGTTGATACTATGACTGACTATCTGTACACAATCAAAGGTTGATACTATGACTGACTATCTGTACACAATCAAAAGTTGATACTATGACTGACTATCTGTACACAATCAAAGGTTGATACTATGACTGACTATCTGTACACAATCAAAGGTTGATACTATGACTGACTATCTGTACACAATCAAAAGTTGATACTATGACTGACTTTCTGTACACTATCAAAAGTTGATACTATGACTGACTATCTATACACAATCAAAAGTTGATACTATGACTGACTATCTATACACAATCAAAAGTTGATACTATGACTGACTATCTATACACAATCAAAAGTTGATACTATGACTGACTATCTATACACAATCAAAAGTTGATACTATGACTGACTATCTATACACAATCAAAAGTTGATACTATGACTGACTATCTGTACACAATCAAAGGTTGATACTATGACTGACTATCTGTACACAATCAAAAGTTGTTACTATGACGGTacacaattaaaatatttcaacaaataa from Biomphalaria glabrata chromosome 9, xgBioGlab47.1, whole genome shotgun sequence encodes the following:
- the LOC106053045 gene encoding early estrogen-induced gene 1 protein-like isoform X3, which produces MIPFMSKKKKFKFQVQLGLEELASVPFVTGVLFAKVRLQEGGSFTDVSSREEVHNNCVQWKSKFEFPCKMTASLTNGVLDPCIVRISVRKELKGGRSHQKLGYVDLNLAHFAGGGKLSKRYLLEGYDTKHRQDNSNIKISVELSLISGDPVFKVPSNHSVSQSSSVTGHTDPIDLRPCDNHSEDSLASSSSGFSSLTRRGKMGSQMSDGVDLEVNPVDGLGHSRSASYASQHSRGSGYGSFSHSRQSSTGSEFSLGHTRTPSSVGSTLERRRKIEESGKEVVVGATRVDAEALVQELIESTDLNPTSVEEASGLQLLVQKDGTMALR
- the LOC106053045 gene encoding early estrogen-induced gene 1 protein-like isoform X2, translated to MIPFMSKKKKFKFQVQLGLEELASVPFVTGVLFAKVRLQEGGSFTDVSSREEVHNNCVQWKSKFEFPCKMTASLTNGVLDPCIVRISVRKELKGGRSHQKLGYVDLNLAHFAGGGKLSKRYLLEGYDTKHRQDNSNIKISVELSLISGDPVFKVPSNHSVSQSSSVTGHTDPIDLRPCDNHSEDSLASSSSGFSSLTRRGKMGSQMSDGVDLEVNPVDGLGHSRSASYASQHSRGSGYGSFSHSRQSSTGSEFSLGHTRTPSSVGSTLERRRVYCPAVPPHTVPVEDLKIEESGKEVVVGATRVDAEALVQELIESTDLNPTSVEEGSEVSVS
- the LOC106053045 gene encoding early estrogen-induced gene 1 protein-like isoform X5 — its product is MIPFMSKKKKFKFQVQLGLEELASVPFVTGVLFAKVRLQEGGSFTDVSSREEVHNNCVQWKSKFEFPCKMTASLTNGVLDPCIVRISVRKELKGGRSHQKLGYVDLNLAHFAGGGKLSKRYLLEGYDTKHRQDNSNIKISVELSLISGDPVFKVPSNHSVSQSSSVTGHTDPIDLRPCDNHSEDSLASSSSGFSSLTRRGKMGSQMSDGVDLEVNPVDGLGHSRSASYASQHSRGSGYGSFSHSRQSSTGSEFSLGHTRTPSSVGSTLERRRKIEESGKEVVVGATRVDAEALVQELIESTDLNPTSVEEGSEVSVS
- the LOC106053045 gene encoding early estrogen-induced gene 1 protein-like isoform X7, translating into MIPFMSKKKKFKFQVQLGLEELASVPFVTGVLFAKVRLQEGGSFTDVSSREEVHNNCVQWKSKFEFPCKMTASLTNGVLDPCIVRISVRKELKGGRSHQKLGYVDLNLAHFAGGGKLSKRYLLEGYDTKHRQDNSNIKISVELSLISGDPVFKVPSNHSVSQSSSVTGHTDPIDLRPCDNHSEDSLASSSSGFSSLTRRGKMGSQMSDGVDLEVNPVDGLGHSRSASYASQHSRGSGYGSFSHSRQSSTGSEFSLGHTRTPSSVGSTLERRRVYCPAVPPHTVPVEDLVFKN